ACGAACCTGCTGCTCCCGTACTACGAGCACCCGTCCGTCCGCCCCGCGGAATGGGACGCGATCATCGAGGCGGCACCCCACCTCTACGCGGTCGTCCTCAACCCGGCCAGCGGGCCCGGCGACCGCCCCGACGAGGCCTTCGCCGAGATCGCGGCAAGACTGCGCGAGGCAGGCGTACGGACACTCGGCTACGTCGACACCGCCTACGCCCGCCGCCCCCACGCCGACGTCGTCCGCGACCTCGCCCACCACCGCGACTGGTACGCCACGGACGGCGCCTTCCTCGATCAAGTCGCCTCAGGAGAAGCCGAGTTCATGTACTACCGCAGGCTCGCCACAGCCGTGCGAGGCACCCTCGCCCTGAACCACGGAACCGCGCCGCACCCCTCCTACGCCCGCGTCGCCGACGTCCTGGTGACCTTCGAGGGCCCCTGGACGTCGTACCTCCACCTCGGCCCGCCGCAGTGGCGCGGCACCTCGGACGTACGGCTCTGTCATCTCGTGTACGGCGTCCCGCGTGGCGCGGATCTCGCGGTGCACGGGGCGGATCTGTACTGCGGGGTGCCGGGTATGGGTGATCATCCTTGGGGTACGTTGCCCCACACTCTGGAGCCCGCTCAGTGAAACGCCTCCTCTGGCTGTTCCCCCTGCTTCTCCTGGCCGCCTGCACCACGGCCCAGGACGGGAAGCCGGGCACGCGCTGGCAGCCGACCCCCGGGCTGGCCTGGCAGTGGCAGCTGAGCGGCCGGAAGATCGACACCTCCGTCGACGTGCCGGTCTACGACATCGACGGCTTCGACCAGCCCAAGGCGACCGTGACCGCCCTGCACCGCGAGGACCGCAAGGTGATCTGCTATCTCTCCACCGGCGCCTGGGAGGACTGGCGGCCCGACGCGAAGCGGTTCCCCGAGTCGGTGATCGGCCGCGGCAACGGCTGGGAGGGCGAGCGCTGGCTCGACATCCGGCAGATCGACGTACTGGAGCCGCTGATGGCGGCCCGCATCGACATGTGTCGCGACAAGGGCTTCGACGCGGTGGAGCCGGACAACATGGACGGCTACAAGAACCGCACGGGCTTCGAGCTGAAGGCCTCCGACCAGCTCCGCTACAACCGTCTGATCGCGAAGCTCGCGCACGACCGCGGTATGGCGGTGGGCCTGAAGAACGACCTGGACCAGATCCCGCGGCTGGTCGACGACTTCGACTTCGCGGTCAACGAGCAGTGCGCCCAGTACGACGAGTGCGAGGCCAACACGCCCTTCATCAAGGCGGGCAAGGCCGTGTTCCACGTGGAGTACGAGCTGCCGACGAGCGCCTTCTGCGCGGAGTCACGCCGGCTGAAGCTGAGCTCGATGGCGAAGAAGTACGAGCTGGGGGTGTGGCGCAAGGCCTGCTAGATGCCGAAGGTCAGGACGACCAGTGCTGTTGTGGCCGCGGTCTCCGCGAGCCCGCCGAACACGTCCCCGGTGATCCCGCCGAAGCGGCGCGTGCAGTGCCGTAGCAGAAGTTCGGACGCGGCGAGAGCGACGACGACGGCGATGACCGGCCCGTAGCTCCCCGCCAGCAGCCCGCCCCCGGCCGCCGCCACCAGCACCCCGACCGCGACCCCGGCCGCGCCCGCCACCGGCACCACCCCCGCCACCGCCGCACCCAGCCCCTCCGGCCGGGCGGCCGGCACTCCGGCACGGGCGGCCAGGGTCAGCGCGAGCCGCGCCACCATGCCCGAGACGACCGCGGCCACCGCACCCCGGGTCCAGGAGTCGTCGTACGCCTGTGCCAGCGCGGCCACCTGGCCGAGCAGCACGAAGACGAGCGTGAGCACGCCGAACGGACCGATGTCCGACTGCTTCATGATCCGCAGCGCGTCCTCCGCGGGCTTCCCGCTGCCGAGTCCGTCGGCGGTGTCGGCGATGCCGTCGAGATGCAGGCCCCGGGTCAGTACCGCGGGCACCGCGGCGGAGCCGACCGCGGCGAGGAGCGCCCCGGAGCCCAGCCACAGCAGCGCGAGCCCGACGCCCGCCGCCAGCCCGCCGATCACCACACCCACCAGCGGAGCGCACAGCATGCCGCCGCGCGCCGCCTCCCGGTCCCAGCGGCTCACCCGGACGGGGAGCACGCTCAGGGTGCCGAAGGCGAAACGGAGGCCGTGCAGACGGCCGTGGAGCTGCGGGGACGTGGACACGCCCGGAAGAGTAGCCCGGTCGCCGCACCCGCCGGGCAGCCCACCCCCGTCGGCCCGAGACTGGGCGCATGGGCCACTGGCTGCACCGCAACATCGTCGAACCCGGCAAGCTGCCGCTGCTCCTGGCCCTGACCGCGTTCGTCGTCACCTTCCTGGTCACCCGGGTCATCACCCGTCTCATCCGCGCGGGCAAGGGCCCCTTCGGCAACATCAGCACGGGCGGGGTGCACATCCACCATGTGGTGCCCGGCGTCATCCTGACGATCCTGGGCGGCTTCGGGGCGGTCGCGAGCGCGCGGCACGGCTTCGGGTCGGCGGCGTTCGCGGTGGTGTTCGGGGTCGGCGCCGGTCTGGTGCTGGACGAGTTCGCGCTGATCCTGCACCTGGACGACGTCTACTGGACGGAGGAGGGGAGAAAGAGCGTCGAGGTCGTCGTGCTCACCGCGGCTCTGGTGGGGCTGATGCTGTCCGGGTTCTCGCCGTTCGGGGTCAACGACATGAGCCAGGAGGAGCTCAAGGACCGCGGCAGTGTCATCACGACCGTGCTGGTCAACTTCCTCTTCGCCCTGGCCGTACTGCTCAAGGGCAAGGCGCGGATGGCCATCTTCAGCGTCGTCGTCCCGTTCGTGGGCATCATCGGCCTGGTCCGCCTGGCCCGCCCCGGCTCACCCTGGGCCCGCCGCTTCTACCGGCGCCGCCCGCGGGCCCGCGCCAGGTCGATCCTGCGCGCCTACCACCACGACCGCCGATGGGCCGGACCCAGCCGCCGCCTTCAGGACCTGATCGGCGGCAAGCCCGACCCCGACCCGGCCCTCGACGCCGGCCGCCGGTGACGCGGGGCCGACACCGCGCACAGCACCAGCACCGCCGCGATCGCCGCCAGATGCTCCTTGCCCGCGAGGTTGTCCTTCAGCAGCACCTCCACCACCATCGCGACGATCACCACGCCCGCGGTGACGTACGCCCGGTACCGCCAGCCCAGGAACACCGCCAGCCCCACCACCGCCGCCGACGGGCCGGTGTCCACGACCAGGGCGTCCGAGGCGGGCAGGCCGAGCGGGCTGTCGGGACCCAGCCCGATGCCCACGCGCGCGTACAGCGTGCCGGCGAGGGTGGCGACGTAGGCGATGACGAGCGTGCGCCACCAGCCCAGACAGATCTCCGCGATGCCGAACACCAGCAGGATCTGGGCGAGGGCGCCCCAGACGGGGAGGTCGAGGGCGGGGACGAACAGCGACAGGGGAGTGCGGAGCAGGGCCGGCCAGAGGGGATCCTCGGCCCGCACGGCCCCCACGTCCTCGACGAACCGGAAGCCCCACGCCTGGTTGTGGACGACGTGCAGCACCGCCGTCAGACCCACCACCCCGACCGTCATCGGCGCCGCCCGCCACCGCCGCCGGACCAGCGGTCCGCGTACGGCGAGGTACAGCGGCCCCCATTCGGCACGGGCCCAGCGGGCGAGCGTCGTCATCTCGGTTTCTCCAGGTGCGTCCGGTGCCTCCCCGGCAGCTCCAGGAAGCCTTCCGCGCGCGCCGAGGCGAGCCCGATGCGCGGCAGGTCCGCGCTCTTCTCGAAGAGCAGGAACCGCGGCTCCCAGATGGGCCGGTACTTGGCGTTGGCGCGGTACAGGGACTCGATCTGCCACCAGCGCGAGAAGAAGCTGAGCAGCGACCTCCACAGTCGCAGCACGGGTCCCGCACCGAGCCGTCCACCACGTTCGAAGACCGACCTGAACATCGCGAAGTTGAGTGACACCTGAGTGATCCCGATCTCGCGGGCCCGCCGCAGCAGATCGATCACCATGAACTCGACCAGCCCGTTGTCCGAGTCCCGGTCGCGCCGCATCAGGTCCAGTGACAGCCCGTGCGGCCCCCAGGGCACGAACGACAGCAGCGCCCTCAACTCGCCCTGGCCGTCCCTGCATTCGAGCATCACGCAGCGCCCGTCCCGCGCGTCCCCGAGTCGCCCCAGCGCCATGCTGAACCCGCGCTCGGTGGCCCCGTCCCGCCAGTCGTCGGCACGCTTGACCAGCGCGGCCATCTCCTCGGCCGGAATCTCCTCGTGCCGCCGGATCCGCACCATGTACCCGGCCCGCCGCACCCGGTTGTAGGCCTGCCGCACGGTCCGCATGGCCCGCCCCTCCAGCGTGAACTCGGCGACCTCCACGAGTGCCTCGTCCCCGAGCTCCAGCGCGTCCAGCCCGTGCCGCGCGTACACGGTTCCCGCCTCCTCGCTCGCCCCCATCACGGCCGGGATCCACCCGTGCGCCCGCGCCTGGTCGAGCCACGGCTCGATGGCGCCGGGCCAGGCCTCCGGGTCGCCGAGCGGATCCCCGGAGGCCAGGGCCACACCTCCTACGACGCGATAGGCGACGGCGGCCTTCCCGCTCGGCGACCAGACCACGCTCTTCTCCCGGCGCAGCGCGAAGTAGCCCAGCGAGTCCCGGTCGCCGTGCCGGTCGAGGAGCTCCCGCAGCCGCTTCTCGTCGTCGTCGGTCAGCGGGTCGACGGCACGGCGGGAGCGGAAGGCGGCGTAGAGGACGGCCAGGAGGAGGACCGTACTGAGTGCGTTGACGGTGACGTCGACCCAGTTGGGGGTGGCGATGCCGGGGGAGCGGAAGTCGGTGATGGAGACCAGGCGCAGGGTGCCGTAGCGCCAGCAGGCGGCGAAGGTGGAGTGCCGTTCGTTGGTCACCGTCACCAGCAGCGCCGCGAGCAGCGAGGAGACGAGCAGCCCGCCCGCGCCGACGGCCGCGGCCAGCTTCGGGTTGGCCCGGTCACCCTTGGCGTAGAACTCCCGCCGGCCGAGCAGCAGTGCGCTCACGAAGGCGGCGGTGAGGGTCAGCGACACCCAGTTCTGCGGGTGCCGCCGGATCTCCGGGAACACCATGGCGAACGCGAACAGCGCGAGGAACGCCCCGCTCAGCCCGAGGTTGAGCAGCCATGCGGCCCGCTTGCGGCGCCGCATGGTGATCGCCAGGAACGCCGTGAAGACCCCGGAGGCGAAGCCGGCGGTCAGCAGATACGGCGTGAACAGATCCTCCTGGTTGTGCCGCCGCACGTCCTGCCCCAGGGACACCCACACCGCACTGAGGAAGTTGACGAACGCGACGAGCCGGAGGTACCAGACGGCAAATCGGGCGTATCCCATGAGAGGGGATCATATGGGCGCCCATGTCCGTTGTGCCGGACCTACTCCTCCTTCTCCGGCTCCTCCTCGACGGCCGGCTCCGGCCGCTCGGGCAGCTCGGCCGCCAGCGCCGCCGCGGCCTGCACCAACGGCAGCGCGAGCAGCCCCCCGGCGCCCTCTCCCACCCGCACTCCGTGGTCGAGCAGCGGCTCAAGGGCCATCCGGTCCAACGCCTTCGCCTGGCCCGGCTCCCCGGAGTCGTGTGCCGCCAGCCACCAGTCCGGCGCCCGGAAGGCGATCCGCTGGCCCACCAGCGCACAGGCGGCGACGACCACCCCGTCCAGGACCACCGGCAGCTTCCGCACCGCGGCCTGCAACAGGAACCCGGTGAGTGCGGCGAGGTCGGCCCCGCCGACGGTCGCGAGGAGCTGAAGCTGATCGCCGAGCACCGGCCGCGCCCGCCGCAAGGCGTCCCGGATCGCCGCGCACTTGCGCATCCACGTCAGGTCATCGATCGCGAGGCCGCCCCGCCCGGTCACCACCGACGCGTCGGTCCCGCACAGCGCGGCGAT
This DNA window, taken from Streptomyces sp. NBC_00663, encodes the following:
- a CDS encoding spherulation-specific family 4 protein; the encoded protein is MTNLLLPYYEHPSVRPAEWDAIIEAAPHLYAVVLNPASGPGDRPDEAFAEIAARLREAGVRTLGYVDTAYARRPHADVVRDLAHHRDWYATDGAFLDQVASGEAEFMYYRRLATAVRGTLALNHGTAPHPSYARVADVLVTFEGPWTSYLHLGPPQWRGTSDVRLCHLVYGVPRGADLAVHGADLYCGVPGMGDHPWGTLPHTLEPAQ
- a CDS encoding endo alpha-1,4 polygalactosaminidase; amino-acid sequence: MKRLLWLFPLLLLAACTTAQDGKPGTRWQPTPGLAWQWQLSGRKIDTSVDVPVYDIDGFDQPKATVTALHREDRKVICYLSTGAWEDWRPDAKRFPESVIGRGNGWEGERWLDIRQIDVLEPLMAARIDMCRDKGFDAVEPDNMDGYKNRTGFELKASDQLRYNRLIAKLAHDRGMAVGLKNDLDQIPRLVDDFDFAVNEQCAQYDECEANTPFIKAGKAVFHVEYELPTSAFCAESRRLKLSSMAKKYELGVWRKAC
- a CDS encoding adenosylcobinamide-GDP ribazoletransferase; translated protein: MSTSPQLHGRLHGLRFAFGTLSVLPVRVSRWDREAARGGMLCAPLVGVVIGGLAAGVGLALLWLGSGALLAAVGSAAVPAVLTRGLHLDGIADTADGLGSGKPAEDALRIMKQSDIGPFGVLTLVFVLLGQVAALAQAYDDSWTRGAVAAVVSGMVARLALTLAARAGVPAARPEGLGAAVAGVVPVAGAAGVAVGVLVAAAGGGLLAGSYGPVIAVVVALAASELLLRHCTRRFGGITGDVFGGLAETAATTALVVLTFGI
- a CDS encoding phosphatidylglycerol lysyltransferase domain-containing protein yields the protein MGYARFAVWYLRLVAFVNFLSAVWVSLGQDVRRHNQEDLFTPYLLTAGFASGVFTAFLAITMRRRKRAAWLLNLGLSGAFLALFAFAMVFPEIRRHPQNWVSLTLTAAFVSALLLGRREFYAKGDRANPKLAAAVGAGGLLVSSLLAALLVTVTNERHSTFAACWRYGTLRLVSITDFRSPGIATPNWVDVTVNALSTVLLLAVLYAAFRSRRAVDPLTDDDEKRLRELLDRHGDRDSLGYFALRREKSVVWSPSGKAAVAYRVVGGVALASGDPLGDPEAWPGAIEPWLDQARAHGWIPAVMGASEEAGTVYARHGLDALELGDEALVEVAEFTLEGRAMRTVRQAYNRVRRAGYMVRIRRHEEIPAEEMAALVKRADDWRDGATERGFSMALGRLGDARDGRCVMLECRDGQGELRALLSFVPWGPHGLSLDLMRRDRDSDNGLVEFMVIDLLRRAREIGITQVSLNFAMFRSVFERGGRLGAGPVLRLWRSLLSFFSRWWQIESLYRANAKYRPIWEPRFLLFEKSADLPRIGLASARAEGFLELPGRHRTHLEKPR